From the genome of Flavobacterium luteolum, one region includes:
- a CDS encoding glycoside hydrolase family 3 C-terminal domain-containing protein: MRYLSYSNPVLKFLPGMILVFASQLSIAQAKFKYPFQDPSLPAEKRITNLLSLMTLEEKVNCLGTHPVVERLGFNGTGQVEGLHGLAAGVAGDQERPGAVTTTSFPQSIGMAETWDPKLLKKAAEIEAFETRYVVQNPKYRRGGLVVRAPNADLGRDPRWGRTEECFGEDAFFNGTMTVAFVKGLQGDHPKYWKTASLIKHFLANSNENTRSHSSSNFDERLFREYYSVPFRMGTIEGGSRAYMTSYNAVNGIPQTVSPMLRDVTINEWGQDGIICTDGGAFKLLVTDHKYFPDEATAAAACIKAGINQFLDDYKAGTLEALKRKLVTEAEIDKVLRGSLRVMIKLGTLDPAEEVPYNAIGTGPEPWMSKENRDFARLITQKSVVLLKNNGILPLDKNKIKSIAVVGPRSEQVLSDWYSGTPPYYVSPAEGIQNKLDDGVAVSHTTNNTLALSMAKSAETVVVCIGNNPGGNLNWLKVNGPSEGREAVDRESISPDQSQLDLVKEIYKINKNVIVVLVSSFPYAINWIDENIPGIIHITHSGQEEGNAVADAIFGDINPGGKLVQTWPSSIEQLPDMMDYDITHGRTYMYAKEKPLYPFGYGLSYTAFKYSNLKTSAESLSSTGEINVSVDIANTGSREGDEVIQLYVRHIGSKVSRPARELKGFERITLKANETRTVTIPIKAKELAYWDVKSKKFIVEKDTIQLLIGSSSSDTRVEKTITVK; the protein is encoded by the coding sequence ATGAGATATTTAAGTTATAGCAATCCCGTGTTGAAATTTTTACCGGGAATGATATTGGTTTTTGCCAGCCAGCTGTCTATTGCGCAGGCAAAGTTTAAATACCCTTTCCAAGATCCCTCATTGCCTGCCGAAAAAAGGATTACCAACCTGCTTTCCCTTATGACCCTTGAGGAAAAAGTAAACTGCCTTGGCACCCATCCTGTTGTGGAGCGTCTGGGCTTTAACGGAACAGGACAGGTAGAAGGACTGCATGGTTTGGCGGCAGGAGTAGCAGGCGACCAGGAGCGTCCAGGAGCGGTAACGACAACATCATTCCCACAGTCAATAGGAATGGCCGAAACTTGGGATCCAAAATTACTTAAAAAAGCTGCCGAAATTGAAGCTTTTGAGACAAGATATGTTGTGCAGAATCCGAAATACCGCCGCGGAGGCCTCGTGGTAAGAGCTCCTAACGCTGATTTGGGGCGCGATCCAAGATGGGGACGCACTGAGGAGTGTTTCGGAGAGGATGCCTTCTTCAACGGCACAATGACCGTGGCCTTTGTAAAAGGGCTGCAGGGAGATCATCCAAAATATTGGAAAACAGCTTCTCTTATCAAGCACTTTCTGGCCAACAGCAACGAGAATACAAGAAGCCATTCATCTTCGAATTTTGATGAAAGGCTCTTCAGGGAATACTATTCGGTTCCGTTCCGTATGGGAACAATTGAAGGGGGATCGCGAGCTTATATGACATCATACAATGCTGTCAACGGCATACCGCAGACAGTGAGTCCAATGCTTCGCGATGTAACGATCAATGAGTGGGGACAAGACGGGATTATCTGCACCGATGGAGGTGCTTTTAAACTGCTGGTTACCGACCACAAATATTTCCCGGACGAAGCCACAGCTGCGGCAGCCTGCATAAAGGCCGGCATTAATCAGTTTTTGGACGACTACAAGGCAGGAACGCTGGAGGCGCTGAAAAGAAAACTGGTAACCGAGGCAGAAATTGACAAGGTACTGCGAGGTTCCCTTAGGGTAATGATCAAACTGGGCACCCTGGATCCGGCAGAAGAAGTGCCATACAATGCAATTGGCACAGGACCAGAACCATGGATGTCAAAAGAAAATCGCGACTTTGCGAGACTGATTACACAAAAATCAGTAGTACTTTTAAAAAATAACGGCATTCTGCCATTAGACAAGAACAAAATAAAATCAATTGCGGTAGTAGGTCCGCGTTCAGAACAGGTTTTGAGCGATTGGTATAGCGGAACCCCGCCCTACTATGTCAGCCCTGCAGAGGGAATTCAAAATAAGCTGGACGATGGTGTCGCGGTGAGCCACACCACTAATAATACTCTTGCCCTTTCAATGGCAAAAAGCGCCGAAACTGTAGTTGTCTGCATCGGCAACAACCCAGGAGGGAATTTGAATTGGCTGAAGGTAAATGGACCTTCCGAGGGCCGTGAGGCAGTTGACAGAGAAAGCATTTCACCTGACCAATCCCAGCTTGACCTTGTCAAAGAGATCTATAAAATCAATAAAAATGTAATAGTTGTACTTGTAAGCAGTTTCCCGTATGCCATCAACTGGATTGATGAAAATATTCCTGGAATCATACACATTACGCATTCCGGCCAGGAAGAAGGCAATGCCGTGGCGGACGCTATTTTTGGGGATATCAACCCTGGCGGAAAACTGGTGCAGACCTGGCCATCTTCCATTGAACAGCTGCCCGATATGATGGATTACGACATCACGCATGGCCGCACCTACATGTATGCGAAAGAAAAACCTCTTTATCCATTTGGTTATGGATTAAGTTACACCGCTTTTAAATACAGCAATTTAAAAACTAGCGCAGAATCGCTAAGCAGTACAGGTGAAATAAATGTAAGCGTGGATATTGCCAATACCGGAAGCAGAGAGGGCGATGAAGTCATCCAGCTTTACGTCAGACACATAGGATCAAAAGTTTCAAGACCTGCCCGAGAATTAAAAGGATTTGAGCGTATCACACTGAAAGCTAACGAAACTAGGACTGTAACTATTCCGATTAAGGCAAAAGAATTGGCGTACTGGGATGTGAAATCAAAGAAATTTATAGTAGAAAAAGACACTATCCAATTGCTTATAGGAAGTTCTTCTTCGGATACGCGAGTAGAGAAAACAATTACTGTCAAATAA
- a CDS encoding beta-glucosidase — MNFIKKQVNLYTLALAAAMLCSVSVTAQRKNTKDPKVEARIQKLISKMTLKEKAGMLHGNSKFFVSGVQRLGIPEWSMSDGPHGVRAEINRHDWNYAGWTNDSATYLPSGTALAATWNRNIAYKRGEVLGEEARFRKKDVLLGPGVNIIRSPLGGRNFEYFSEDPFLTARLAVPYIQGLQSRDVAASVKHYALNNQETERGSIDVNASDRALHEIYLPAFKASVEEGGALTVMAAYNKFRGVWCAENKLLVRDILKGEMGFDGVYLTDWGATHSTIESAIAGLDVEMGTDAKDYNKWYFADPLIEAVQKGKIPESLVDEKVANVLRVMIRTNVLDPKKRFSNASMNTKEHQQEAYREAVESVVLLKNQNNLLPLDVNKYKSIAVIGDNATRKHSSGGLSSEIKALYEITPLQAIKNKLGSKMQINFAQGYEKSSFFVEGANNGQGAGNLTDGNKVKQHLIDEAVLAAKKSDVAIIFCGLNHDYDTESADKINMQLPYGQAELIKEVTKANPNTIVVVIAGSPVDLVSASIAVPSILWGWYNGMEAGNAFADIITGVENPSGKMPFTLPYSLDQHGVHAYGNFPGSNGKVNYQEDILVGYRWFDTKNQPVVYPFGHGISYTSFAYSGISADKKIYSSTQKVKVRFTLQNNGQRKGAEVAQVYISKENSKVLRAKKELKGFDKVFLNPGESKQVEIELPVSDFAFYDETKSSFTVEPGQYSIQVASSAADIRGTVAIEVK, encoded by the coding sequence GTGAATTTTATCAAAAAGCAAGTTAATTTATATACTCTGGCTTTAGCAGCCGCAATGCTTTGCAGCGTTTCGGTGACAGCGCAGCGTAAAAACACCAAGGACCCGAAGGTCGAAGCAAGGATCCAGAAGCTGATAAGCAAAATGACCCTTAAAGAAAAAGCTGGTATGCTCCACGGAAACTCCAAGTTTTTTGTATCGGGGGTGCAAAGGCTGGGTATTCCGGAATGGAGCATGTCTGACGGTCCGCATGGCGTTCGAGCTGAAATTAACCGACATGACTGGAACTATGCAGGATGGACCAATGACTCGGCAACTTATCTGCCTTCAGGCACAGCACTTGCAGCTACCTGGAACAGGAATATCGCCTATAAAAGAGGAGAAGTCTTGGGCGAGGAAGCTCGATTTAGAAAAAAAGATGTGCTTCTTGGACCAGGGGTGAATATTATCCGCAGTCCGCTTGGGGGACGCAATTTTGAGTATTTCAGTGAAGATCCTTTTCTTACTGCCCGTCTGGCTGTACCATATATACAAGGACTTCAGTCCAGAGATGTTGCCGCAAGCGTAAAACATTATGCGCTGAATAATCAGGAAACCGAAAGAGGAAGCATTGATGTGAATGCCTCAGACAGGGCGCTGCATGAAATCTATCTTCCAGCATTTAAAGCCTCAGTTGAGGAAGGCGGCGCACTGACTGTGATGGCGGCATACAATAAATTCCGCGGGGTATGGTGCGCAGAAAACAAATTGCTGGTAAGAGACATACTAAAAGGCGAAATGGGATTTGACGGGGTTTACCTTACCGATTGGGGTGCTACCCATAGCACTATAGAGTCTGCAATAGCAGGACTGGATGTGGAAATGGGAACTGATGCCAAGGATTATAACAAATGGTACTTCGCCGATCCTTTGATCGAGGCGGTCCAAAAAGGAAAAATTCCTGAGAGCCTGGTGGATGAAAAAGTGGCAAATGTACTTCGTGTCATGATCCGCACCAATGTTCTTGATCCTAAAAAGCGATTCAGCAATGCAAGCATGAACACGAAAGAGCATCAGCAGGAAGCCTATCGTGAAGCGGTGGAATCAGTAGTTCTGCTTAAGAACCAAAACAATTTGCTGCCTTTGGATGTCAACAAGTACAAATCAATAGCCGTAATTGGAGACAATGCCACACGCAAGCATTCAAGCGGAGGTCTAAGCTCCGAAATCAAAGCCCTTTATGAAATTACGCCGCTGCAGGCCATAAAGAATAAACTGGGCAGCAAAATGCAGATCAATTTTGCCCAAGGATATGAGAAAAGCTCTTTTTTCGTTGAAGGTGCCAACAATGGGCAGGGAGCCGGCAATCTGACTGATGGAAACAAAGTGAAGCAGCATTTGATAGACGAGGCTGTACTTGCTGCAAAAAAATCAGACGTTGCCATAATTTTTTGCGGACTTAACCACGATTACGATACAGAATCGGCCGATAAGATAAATATGCAGCTTCCTTACGGACAGGCAGAGCTGATCAAAGAAGTGACCAAAGCAAATCCAAACACAATAGTGGTTGTAATTGCAGGATCACCTGTTGATCTTGTCTCAGCCTCAATCGCTGTCCCTTCAATTTTATGGGGATGGTATAATGGTATGGAAGCAGGCAACGCATTTGCAGATATCATTACAGGAGTCGAAAATCCATCAGGCAAAATGCCTTTCACACTTCCATACAGTTTGGACCAGCATGGAGTGCATGCTTATGGAAATTTTCCAGGAAGCAATGGGAAAGTCAATTATCAGGAAGATATTCTTGTAGGATACCGCTGGTTTGACACCAAAAATCAGCCAGTTGTCTATCCGTTCGGACATGGAATTTCCTATACTTCATTTGCCTACAGCGGTATCTCGGCCGATAAGAAAATATACAGTTCGACCCAGAAGGTGAAGGTACGATTTACATTGCAAAATAACGGTCAGAGAAAAGGAGCTGAAGTGGCGCAGGTCTATATAAGCAAAGAAAATTCAAAGGTTCTGAGAGCTAAAAAAGAACTTAAAGGATTCGACAAAGTATTTTTGAATCCAGGAGAGTCTAAACAAGTTGAAATAGAACTTCCTGTATCCGATTTTGCCTTTTACGATGAAACGAAATCTTCATTTACCGTAGAGCCTGGCCAATACAGTATCCAAGTTGCTTCTTCTGCAGCTGATATACGTGGAACCGTTGCCATCGAAGTTAAATAA
- a CDS encoding delta endotoxin C-terminal domain-containing protein — protein MVNNGSGKLNPVNGNPLNEFRIKEGVDISYTKADSIDITPYSKIPVKIKQLYVGWTEPAEWINYTVNVKKSGTYIIGLQYTANGDGAISIDVNGKDATSNMKIASTHDDKDPVAWRQWHHWNASQNIGRIKLEKGKQLLTLHIVENGNMNLDYLTFTPK, from the coding sequence ATGGTCAATAACGGAAGCGGAAAACTTAATCCAGTAAACGGAAATCCTCTGAATGAATTCAGAATAAAAGAAGGGGTGGATATTTCCTATACCAAGGCAGATAGTATTGACATAACGCCATACAGCAAAATTCCCGTTAAGATCAAACAGCTGTATGTCGGCTGGACTGAACCTGCAGAATGGATTAATTATACAGTCAATGTAAAGAAGTCTGGAACTTATATCATAGGACTGCAGTATACAGCAAACGGCGATGGAGCCATATCCATAGATGTCAATGGAAAAGATGCGACCTCCAATATGAAAATCGCCTCAACCCATGATGACAAAGATCCTGTAGCGTGGAGACAATGGCACCATTGGAATGCATCGCAAAACATTGGCAGGATCAAACTCGAAAAGGGAAAACAGCTCCTGACACTGCATATTGTCGAAAACGGTAATATGAATCTGGATTATCTGACCTTTACGCCGAAATAA
- a CDS encoding glycoside hydrolase family 30 protein, protein MKKNQIRACMTIMLSGLVTAGVTAQKKVPKTNEYKSVTVYVTAKDTDKKLTKTETLSFVDKPQPTEREVSIFVDPSVTFQTMLGIGGALTDSAAEVFYKLPKDKQQEILTAYYDSDKGIGYTLARTNMQSCDFSSDIYSYIQEGDKDLKTFDISHDRKYKIPLIKEAIAKAGGKLTLYASPWSPPAWMKTNNNVLLGGSLKPEYHQSWANFFVKFINEYEKEGIPIWGYTVQNEPMAVQTWESCIFTAEEERDFIKNYMGPTMQKAGLSKKKLIMWDHNRDLMYQRVSTVLEDKDAAKYVWGIGYHWYEDAKNGMNFENERRVAQAFPEKPLLLTEGCAADFDPKLLTTWSFGEKYGMSMINDFNIGTVAWTDWNILLDEKGGPNHVKNFCMAPIHADLTTGKLIYTSGYYYLGHFSKFVKPGAKRIASSSSTNKLLTTAFINADKNLEVVVMNQSDDNVEYFLWIKGKASKITSLAHSIATLEIR, encoded by the coding sequence ATGAAAAAGAATCAAATCAGAGCATGCATGACCATCATGCTTTCCGGATTAGTCACCGCTGGCGTGACAGCTCAGAAAAAGGTTCCCAAAACAAATGAGTACAAAAGCGTTACCGTTTACGTGACAGCAAAGGACACCGACAAAAAACTGACCAAAACCGAGACTTTGTCGTTTGTGGACAAACCTCAGCCGACAGAAAGGGAAGTATCAATCTTTGTCGATCCATCGGTTACTTTTCAGACGATGCTTGGAATCGGAGGGGCACTTACCGATTCTGCTGCAGAGGTTTTTTACAAGCTCCCAAAGGATAAGCAGCAGGAAATCCTTACTGCCTATTATGATTCAGACAAGGGAATAGGCTATACTTTGGCGCGCACCAATATGCAGAGCTGTGACTTTTCAAGCGATATCTACAGCTATATACAGGAAGGCGACAAAGACCTGAAGACATTTGATATCAGCCACGACAGAAAGTATAAAATACCATTGATCAAAGAGGCAATCGCAAAAGCCGGAGGAAAACTGACTTTGTATGCCTCTCCATGGAGCCCGCCGGCATGGATGAAGACCAACAATAATGTTCTGCTTGGCGGAAGCCTAAAGCCTGAGTACCACCAAAGCTGGGCGAACTTCTTTGTAAAATTTATAAATGAATACGAAAAGGAAGGCATTCCGATCTGGGGCTATACTGTTCAAAATGAGCCGATGGCTGTACAGACATGGGAGTCATGCATATTTACTGCAGAGGAAGAACGTGATTTTATAAAAAATTATATGGGGCCAACCATGCAGAAAGCTGGCCTGTCAAAGAAAAAGCTCATTATGTGGGACCATAACCGTGATTTGATGTACCAGAGAGTCAGCACAGTTCTGGAAGATAAAGATGCGGCAAAATATGTTTGGGGTATCGGATACCACTGGTATGAAGATGCAAAAAACGGAATGAATTTCGAGAACGAGCGCCGCGTGGCACAGGCCTTTCCTGAAAAGCCGCTACTGCTTACTGAAGGATGTGCAGCTGATTTCGATCCAAAACTGCTTACAACATGGAGCTTCGGAGAAAAATACGGCATGTCCATGATCAATGATTTTAACATCGGTACAGTCGCCTGGACGGACTGGAACATTTTGCTGGATGAGAAAGGAGGACCAAACCACGTCAAGAACTTCTGTATGGCTCCTATCCATGCTGACCTTACCACTGGAAAACTGATCTACACCAGCGGATACTATTACCTAGGCCACTTTTCAAAATTCGTAAAACCGGGAGCAAAGAGAATTGCAAGTTCTTCAAGCACAAACAAACTTTTGACAACAGCCTTTATAAATGCTGATAAAAATCTGGAAGTTGTAGTGATGAACCAAAGTGATGATAATGTAGAATACTTTTTATGGATCAAAGGCAAAGCTTCAAAAATTACCAGCCTGGCACATTCTATCGCCACTTTGGAAATACGTTAA
- the mgrA gene encoding L-glyceraldehyde 3-phosphate reductase: MNYQPDSSRYQKMEYRRCGKSGLVLPALSLGLWHNFGAIDSIENARNILHTAFDNGICHFDLANNYGPPPGSAESTFGKLFREDFKPFRDELIISSKAGWPMWDGPYGDWGSKKHLVASLDQSLSRLGVDYVDIFYHHRPDPNTPLEETMAALDQIVRQGKALYVGISSYSPEETIKANTILAELGTPCVIHQPKYSMLERTIEDKLLTVLDRSGIGAIAFSPLAQGLLTNKYLDGIPDGSRASSNRGNGAIEKDAITPENIAKVRKLNELALGRGQSLAQMALAWVLKDERITSVIIGASKSEQVLDSIGALKNTAFSADELQLINTILT, from the coding sequence ATGAATTACCAACCAGATTCCAGCCGATACCAGAAAATGGAATATCGCCGTTGCGGGAAAAGCGGACTAGTACTTCCTGCTCTTTCTTTAGGACTGTGGCATAACTTCGGTGCTATTGACAGCATCGAGAATGCCCGAAACATTTTACATACAGCTTTTGATAACGGCATTTGCCATTTTGATCTTGCAAATAATTATGGTCCCCCTCCAGGTTCAGCCGAAAGTACCTTTGGCAAGCTATTCAGGGAGGATTTCAAACCCTTTAGGGATGAACTTATTATTTCAAGCAAAGCTGGATGGCCGATGTGGGATGGTCCATATGGAGATTGGGGATCTAAGAAGCATCTGGTTGCCAGTCTGGACCAAAGCCTTTCGCGCCTTGGGGTGGATTACGTAGACATATTTTACCACCACAGACCCGATCCGAATACCCCTTTGGAAGAGACAATGGCTGCTCTGGATCAGATCGTGCGCCAGGGCAAAGCGCTGTATGTGGGAATATCAAGCTACAGCCCTGAAGAGACGATAAAAGCAAACACTATTCTGGCCGAACTCGGCACTCCATGCGTAATTCACCAGCCCAAATACTCAATGCTGGAAAGAACAATCGAAGATAAGCTGCTCACAGTGCTCGATCGCAGTGGAATCGGAGCAATTGCATTTTCTCCTCTTGCCCAGGGACTGCTGACCAATAAATACCTGGATGGAATTCCGGATGGCTCCCGCGCAAGTTCCAATCGCGGCAACGGCGCAATCGAGAAAGACGCCATTACACCGGAAAATATTGCCAAAGTCCGAAAACTGAACGAATTGGCCCTAGGACGTGGCCAAAGCTTGGCACAGATGGCATTGGCATGGGTGCTGAAAGATGAACGCATAACATCAGTGATTATCGGGGCAAGCAAATCCGAACAGGTATTGGATTCAATTGGAGCCTTGAAGAACACAGCCTTCTCCGCAGATGAGCTGCAGCTGATAAACACTATACTTACATAA
- a CDS encoding GlcG/HbpS family heme-binding protein, whose amino-acid sequence MENDLLKLKIFLGLLGIENRISDYLEIPEDKKIANGNVAVCIIDNTGVVYGRMFGKDKSRMRNSFKVAWTKASQVWLTGVKTGDYEKMVFNNIVEENANGIEAPDLIGWKGGQPITLSDGTKLSVGFSGFTGESDLEIVSLAFKNI is encoded by the coding sequence ATGGAAAATGATCTTCTTAAACTGAAAATTTTTTTAGGGCTATTAGGGATTGAAAACCGAATTTCCGATTATTTGGAGATTCCTGAAGACAAAAAAATCGCAAATGGTAATGTGGCGGTATGCATTATTGACAACACAGGTGTCGTTTATGGACGCATGTTTGGAAAGGATAAGAGCCGTATGAGAAACTCCTTTAAGGTAGCGTGGACAAAAGCAAGCCAGGTCTGGCTGACTGGAGTCAAAACGGGCGATTATGAAAAAATGGTTTTCAACAATATAGTAGAGGAAAATGCAAATGGAATTGAAGCGCCGGATCTTATAGGATGGAAAGGCGGACAGCCCATAACGCTTTCAGACGGCACAAAGCTTTCCGTAGGTTTCAGCGGATTTACGGGGGAAAGCGACCTTGAGATTGTATCACTCGCATTTAAAAACATTTAA
- a CDS encoding Crp/Fnr family transcriptional regulator, with translation MFEQIRQYLTRATNLTEDEIKIFENSLELRRIPKKTLLLSAGEVCNFEAYINKGCIREYFINSAGAELTLQFATEDWWVSDITSFEDQTPSDMYIETLEDCELLVLTRQSKEKLINDVPKLERMFRLMIQRHLTAMQKRLFRMVSSAAMDQYVEFLNRYPTISKRVPQQYIASYLGITPEFLSRLRAKQIKCGNISPMLFLSLLAGV, from the coding sequence ATGTTTGAGCAAATTCGACAGTATCTTACAAGAGCTACCAACCTTACGGAAGATGAAATTAAAATTTTTGAGAATAGTCTCGAGCTGAGAAGAATTCCAAAGAAAACCCTGCTTTTGAGCGCAGGTGAAGTGTGCAATTTCGAGGCATATATCAATAAGGGATGTATCCGCGAATATTTTATAAACAGTGCGGGAGCCGAGCTGACTCTGCAGTTCGCTACCGAGGACTGGTGGGTGAGCGATATTACAAGTTTTGAAGATCAGACGCCAAGCGACATGTATATCGAAACTCTGGAAGATTGCGAACTGCTGGTATTGACAAGACAGTCAAAGGAAAAGCTGATCAATGATGTTCCGAAGCTTGAAAGGATGTTCCGTCTGATGATCCAGCGGCATTTGACAGCGATGCAGAAGCGCCTGTTTAGAATGGTTTCTTCGGCGGCTATGGATCAGTATGTTGAATTCCTGAACCGATATCCTACAATCTCCAAGCGTGTGCCGCAGCAGTATATAGCATCCTACTTGGGAATCACCCCCGAATTTTTAAGCAGATTGCGCGCAAAGCAGATTAAATGCGGAAATATCAGCCCGATGCTGTTTCTTTCCTTATTGGCTGGAGTTTAA